The genomic DNA GTCGATTTCGCCTTTAACTTTAAGTTCATCCACGATCTTCTTTACTTTATTTATCGGAATGGCAAATCCGAGACCGATACTTCCTTTTCCACTGCCGGTCGAGTAAATTATAGTATTCATTCCAATTACATCACCCAAAGAATTAACCAGTGGTCCACCACTGTTTCCACCATTGATGGCTGCATCGGTCTGAATCATATTAAGATAAAAACGATCTTCAACAGGTTCAAGATTCATTCCGGTTGCTGAAATTACGCCAACAGTAACTGTGGGTTTGTCGTTAACATCAAACAGACCGAAAGGATTGCCGAGTGCAATCGACCATTCTCCGATAATTATATCAGATGAATTCCCAAGCTTTAGAAAGGGAAGTTTGTTCTCTTCAATTTTCAGCAGACAAACATCCGAGACTTTATCTGTCCCGATAACTTTGGCGTCGAAGTGTCTGCCGTCAGTCAAGGTGACAGTTATTTTTTTTGCATTTCCAGCAACATGATCATTTGTAAGAATGTAACCGTCTGCTGAAATCAAAAAGCCGGAACCTAGACCTTTTACTTCCTGCGAATAGCTTTGGTCACCAAAAAACTGTTGAAAGAAAGGATCATTGAAAAAAGGATTAAAGAACGGGTTATTTACCTGTCGAACTTCTGTGACATTGATTCCGACGATGGCAGGGGAGATTTTTGCCACGGTTCGCGTGATTATATTTTCTCTCTCGGAAGAGATGGAATTCGAATTCTCATAAATTGATTTACCCGATGAATTGTCACCATTTAGCAAAAATATTGCCGACGAAACGGCGATTACCGCAATGACTGTAAGAACCGGTCTGCTCTTCAACACAAATACCTCCATCTGTTTAATTTTCAACTGTACAAAAATAAAAAAACGGCACTTTCAAAAAGGGTCATTTATTAAAAACCGGAATTCTAACTTGTTAGAACTATTTCTCTAACAAATGAGAATTGTGTCTTATAAGCAAAAAGCGTGCCAATACGAATGTGAATGAATTTGTGACCTGTTTTTAATCGGCACGATTATTGCTTAATTTCAGTGTATCATTAAGGAAATTGCAATGGCAAATCATATAATTGAAAATTACCCAAAGAACGACAGAAGTATCTTAATACCACTTCTGCAGGATATCCAGGATGAACACGGTTATCTGCCCGAAGATGTATTAACGGAAGCAGCCAAACATATCGGAATGCCTTTAAGCTCGATATATGGCGTTGCTACATTTTATAATCAGTTTCGTTTAACCCCGCTCGGCAAAAATATCGTCAGAGTGTGCAGAGGAACTGCTTGCCATGTAAAAAATTCTGCAAACATTTTATTCGGACTTGAATCTGCTCTCAACATTAAAGCCGGTCAAACAACCCGTGACAAGAATTTTACTCTTGAGGTGGTCAGTTGCATCGGTGCGTGTTCAATAGCTCCGGTAATATGCATCAACGATGATTATTATGGCAGAATTAGTGTAAAAGAAATTGATAAGATTCTCAAAAAATACCAGCCGGTTACCCCCAGATCATCATCGATTAAAACAGAGGAGACAGTAAAATGAACAGTTTTATCGAAAAATGTTGTTCGGAGTGCTGGCATTCACCTGAAAAACAGTGTCAGCATTTCGTACAGTGCTGTACTGAAGGACCACTCTGTCACCACAGCGAAGAGTGTACAAATGAAATTAAATCGTTCAACAACCGGCTTCTCTTCAAGGAGCATGAGGTACCTGTAATATTTATTGGTGCCGGAACCTGTGGACTTGCAGCCGGTGCGGCCAAAGTTGAAGAGGCTATAAAAGCTGAACTTGTGAAACAAAACATTGAAGCTCAAATTGTCAGAACCGGATGCATCGGTTACTGTGCAAAAGAACCAATAGTTGATATAAAACTTCCAAACGGTGAAAGAATTGCGTACTCGGAGGTTACTCCCAAACTGGCAGCAAAACTGATTCAGACCACAATTGTGGAAGGTGGAATTCTGCAGGATAATCTTCTCGGAAGTCATGAAAGAAAATCGGAAGTATGCGCATCAATGCACGACACACCTTTCTTCAGACATCAAAAGAAAATTGTTCTGGAGAATTGCGGTGTAATTAACCCCGATTCGATTGACACATACATCGCCAGCGGTGGTTTTAAAGCAATTAACAAGGCTTTAAAGTTGATGAAACCGGAAGAAGTTGTGCAGGAAATTCTGGATTCCGGACTCAGAGGCAGAGGTGGTGCAGGATTTCCAACCGGTAAAAAATGGGAATTCGCACTAAAACAGAAATCTGAGACAAAATACATCATTTGTAATGCCGACGAAGGTGATCCCGGTGCTTTCATGGACAGATCAGTGCTCGAAAGTGACCCGTTTAAGCTCATTGAAGGTATGATGGTTGCCGCATATGCCATCGGTGCAAGTTCAGGATATATCTACTGCAGAGCTGAGTATCCTCTGGCAATATCGAGATTGACCCATTGTATCCATGAATGTGAACGGTATGGTTTACTTGGTGACAACATCCTTAACAGTGGATTCAACTTCAGACTGAAAATTAAAAAGGGTGCCGGTGCATTTGTTTGTGGAGAGGAAACCGCCCTTATTGCTTCAATTGAAGGAAAAAGAGGAATGCCAAAGCCAAGACCTCCATTTCCTGTGGTATCAGGTCTTTGGGGCAAACCGACTGTGATAAACAATGTCGAGACACTTTCAAATGTCTCCGCCATTATAGCCAGAGGTGCAGAGTGGTTCTCAAGTGTTGGTACGGATAAAAGTAAAGGCACAAAAGTTTTCGCTCTCTCAGGTAAAATCGTAAACACAGGACTCGTTGAAATACCCATGGGAATTACACTCGAGGAAGTGGTTTTCAGCATTGGTGGCGGAATTCCTTACAACAAGAAATTCAAAGCCGTTCAGATAGGTGGACCTTCGGGCGGTTGTTTGCCGATGAGTGTCATAAAAACCCAGGTTGATTATGAATCACTGAAAGAAGTCGGTGCAATGATGGGTTCGGGCGGTTTCGTTGTGATGGATGAGGACACTTGTATGGTGGATATCGCCAGATTCTTCCTCAACTTCATTCAAAATGAATCGTGCGGCAAATGCGTTCCCTGCAGAGAGGGTACAAAGAGGATGCTTGAGATTATCGAGAGAATCCCGGTTGCCTACAAGGATGGAGCTGATAAATATGATCAGTTGCAGAGATTCAAAGGCATCATCGGATTGAAAAGACTGGCTGATGTAATCCGGGACACCTCATTATGCGGACTCGGGCAGTCGGCTCCCAATCCAATTCTTTCCGGTTTGCAATACTTCAAAGAAGAGTATGAAGAGCATCTCTTCGACAGAAAATGCCGTTCCGGAGTTTGTAAAGAACTTCTGACCTTTACAATCGACAATACTCTATGCTCGGGTTGCGGTCTCTGTAAGAGAAAATGCGGTACCGAGGCAATAGTAGGGCAGAAGGGCGAAGGGCACTACATTTTACAGGATAAATGTATTAAATGTGGAATGTGTCTCGAAACCTGCAGATTCTGTGCAATTAATGTAAACTGAGCCGGAGATTAAAATGGTAGAATTAACAATAAATAATTTAAAAGTTAAAGCCGAAGAAGGAATGACTATTCTTGATGCGGCAAAGTCTGTAGGTGTATCGATACCTACATTGTGTTACATTAAAAATTTGTTTCCAACAGGTGCCTGCAGAATGTGCGTGGTCGAAGTCTCCGGACAACGGAACCTGCTTCCTTCATGTGCATACCCTGTAGCGGAAGGGATGGTTGTTGAGACCAACTCGCCTCGGGTAAGAAGAGCCAGAAAGACGATCGTCGAGCTTCTCGTTGAGAATCATCCACAGGACTGCCTGATTTGTGTTCGTAATAAAAATTGTGAACTTCA from Bacteroidota bacterium includes the following:
- the nuoE gene encoding NADH-quinone oxidoreductase subunit NuoE, with the protein product MANHIIENYPKNDRSILIPLLQDIQDEHGYLPEDVLTEAAKHIGMPLSSIYGVATFYNQFRLTPLGKNIVRVCRGTACHVKNSANILFGLESALNIKAGQTTRDKNFTLEVVSCIGACSIAPVICINDDYYGRISVKEIDKILKKYQPVTPRSSSIKTEETVK
- a CDS encoding trypsin-like peptidase domain-containing protein, with translation MKSRPVLTVIAVIAVSSAIFLLNGDNSSGKSIYENSNSISSERENIITRTVAKISPAIVGINVTEVRQVNNPFFNPFFNDPFFQQFFGDQSYSQEVKGLGSGFLISADGYILTNDHVAGNAKKITVTLTDGRHFDAKVIGTDKVSDVCLLKIEENKLPFLKLGNSSDIIIGEWSIALGNPFGLFDVNDKPTVTVGVISATGMNLEPVEDRFYLNMIQTDAAINGGNSGGPLVNSLGDVIGMNTIIYSTGSGKGSIGLGFAIPINKVKKIVDELKVKGEIDRNFFTGLGVQDIDEKIAAYFKLPNSRGVIVNSVMKNSPAEKAGFKNGDVILALGDFKISNRNTLLGALQEYRTGQNVTFSVLRDEKNLKLEMELEKRK
- a CDS encoding NADH-quinone oxidoreductase subunit NuoF, which encodes MNSFIEKCCSECWHSPEKQCQHFVQCCTEGPLCHHSEECTNEIKSFNNRLLFKEHEVPVIFIGAGTCGLAAGAAKVEEAIKAELVKQNIEAQIVRTGCIGYCAKEPIVDIKLPNGERIAYSEVTPKLAAKLIQTTIVEGGILQDNLLGSHERKSEVCASMHDTPFFRHQKKIVLENCGVINPDSIDTYIASGGFKAINKALKLMKPEEVVQEILDSGLRGRGGAGFPTGKKWEFALKQKSETKYIICNADEGDPGAFMDRSVLESDPFKLIEGMMVAAYAIGASSGYIYCRAEYPLAISRLTHCIHECERYGLLGDNILNSGFNFRLKIKKGAGAFVCGEETALIASIEGKRGMPKPRPPFPVVSGLWGKPTVINNVETLSNVSAIIARGAEWFSSVGTDKSKGTKVFALSGKIVNTGLVEIPMGITLEEVVFSIGGGIPYNKKFKAVQIGGPSGGCLPMSVIKTQVDYESLKEVGAMMGSGGFVVMDEDTCMVDIARFFLNFIQNESCGKCVPCREGTKRMLEIIERIPVAYKDGADKYDQLQRFKGIIGLKRLADVIRDTSLCGLGQSAPNPILSGLQYFKEEYEEHLFDRKCRSGVCKELLTFTIDNTLCSGCGLCKRKCGTEAIVGQKGEGHYILQDKCIKCGMCLETCRFCAINVN